The genomic stretch AACACCAAACTGATGGTGTTGAGTTTCGTAAAAGCTTTAATGCATTGGATAGTTCAGCTGAACAACACCTTGCATTAATGAAATATTTTGATGATTTAAGCTAACGAGAAGAGCAATATATGTTTGAACAAAATCTGGCTCCTAGTGCCTTAACAACTTCTGCAACCGTGCAACAAGCTGAGCAAATTGTACAGAAACCATTACGTGATTCTGTCCAACAAGCACTACGAAATTACCTTGCACAATTAAATGGCCAAGACGTAGAAAACCTTTATGACTTGGTATTAGCAGAAGTTGAAGCGCCAATGCTAGATATCATTATGCAGTATACTCGCGGTAACCAAACCCGTGCAGCTGTGATGATGGGCATCAACCGTGGTACTCTTCGGAAGAAACTAAAACGTTACGGCATGAACTAAACTTTATTGTCTTAATGTTATGTAACAAAAAGCCAGCCCTGAACTATCAGGGCTGGCTTTTTTTATACGCGAAATATAAGTAACGCTCAGAGAGTCATAACAGTAGTAGTTATAAGGTTAACTTATAACTCTGGCGTTAATACTTGATACACATAACCCGGTAATGCTGCATTTAGCTTAACCGCAAGTCGCTGTTCCAATAATTGTTCACTTTGTGCCGAGATCTTAAATGGCCAGCGTTTATTGGCAATGCTCTTATCACCATCCATTACATTTAGAACAACATTGCCCTGTAACCAATACCACGCCTGACGTTGCTCTACCGCGCCTTTATTCAAGGTGAGAACTAATTTGTATTGGCTGTCATCTTTCAGCTGCACGCCAACTTCAGCAGCGCCACTTTGCAAAGATAACAAGGCTTGCTCATCCGTTGCAGACGTCGCAAATGATAACGCCGCTAAGCGTGTTTTAATCATCTGCGTTAAGGTTTCTACCGAGTACGCCACATTCACATCGTTACCAGTCACGACACGTAGATTATTATTGTCGTTAAGGCGCGTGATTTGACGCTCACGAGCACTTTCTAATGCACTAAGAGCAATCAGTGGATTAGGCGCGTCTTGCTCTGCATACTTCACTGCTGCGCGAGTTTGTTCGTCTGCTGCACGTATAGATTGCATGAAGAGTGCGGCTGCAGGCGCCTTCTTCATGACTGCGAGGCTAGATTGCTGACCAGTCTCTGGATCTTGCCAACGCTCAACAATGCTAGTGCCTTGTAATACTTGCTGCGCTTGGGTATTTACAAAGCGCGATAAAGTTTGTTTATTATCAACCTGACGTACTGTCGTGCCGCTGACATTGCTCTGACTAATATTAGCTTCGCTAAAATCAATGCTTTCATCGGCAATCGATACTTCGAATATCTTGGCTAAATTAGCTAACGCACGGTTATCGGCAACACTTGCCGTTTTAGCTTGGCCTGAGGCGGTTAAATAAACATTTTGAGGATAGCTAACATCAGCACCATCAAGCCAAGCAGGGCGTTCTGGTGTGCTGCTACACGCACTCATCAAAATGGCAGCGGCAGAAATGATACTCGTGGAAAAAATTTTATTGATCATGTTGTCGAGTCCTGTAACAAATGAATTAAACTTAAATAAGATAAATTCTTAGGGTGATAGTGTGTAATAAGCTTTTTTAGCTGCACTCGAATAAAACACTAACGCAGTGCTCCCAGCTTTTAGCACCAAAGGTGCCGAACCGACAGTCACGATAGGAAGATGACTGGAACTACTCATCGCAATGGCATCTGGGATAGTCACATCTACGCCAGTCGTATCGATGCCACTGCTATCTATGCTATCAGCTTGCGTAGTATTCGACGGTGGTAAGCTCAAGCCGTTATCAGTTTCACTTGCCTTATCCACCACGTCATCATGAATGCTTGCAGTCGCATTGATTAATTCAAGCGGTACTTGCTCGGAGGCTAGTGAACTTGCTATCACAGACGCTGAACCTGTCACTGGCATTATATCTGTCACAGGCACCGTATTCGTCAAGGATAATCCCTGCGTTAACGTGGGTTGCTGTAAGTAATATGTCCCTGCATCCAATGCCACACGCTGCACTTGAATACTCGCTGGTAACATATTCCAACTACGCACATCAGCCATTTCACTGACCATACTAGTAATATTCAATAACAAAGTCGCGAGTCCATCCTCGTCATTTTTCTTCACTTCATGTAATGCAGTTTGCTTGATAATAACCCGCGCTAATGCTGCTGCGTAAATGGCAGTTGACTCAGCATCCAGATCGGCACGTGCTAATAAGTTAACATCATCAAATATTTCTGTTTCGGCAGTTTGCCCTAACACTGTAAAACGCCAAGGCGTGGGCTTAACGTATTTATCTGCATAGTAAGGTAATGCCAGTGAAATGTTATAGCCCAGATTCGGTTCATAAACACTTAGGTATCGCTGCTGTTTCGCAGATACCACCCCGCCCCAATACACTAATATTAGCTGACTTTGATTTCGATCTAATGCTTTGACGTCTCGGCCAAACTCTTTGACCAATTTTTCATGTTCAGATCTAAGTCCTAACTGTTTAGAAGCCACTAATAAGCTGTCTTCCAATACACTCGGGATCGATATTTTACTGGTTTGCATGATTTGATAGGCTTGGCGATAACTGATCATCGCATTGTCCGTTTCATCACCAAGCTCATATACCAAACCACCTAAATAGTAGCTACTTGATACTAATCCTGATAACCCGTTATCCGGTAAGCTTTTGGCCAGTTCTTGCATTTGCAATACTTCAACCCGTGCACCATCAAGATCATCTTCCATCAAGTAAGATAGGATCAGTAATTGCTGTAATAACATCCTCTCACTGGCGGTACTAGTATAACTGCGTAAGGTTTCATTGACCGTTACCGCGCCAATATTTTCGCTAACACTTAACGCCTGCAGTTGAGCTATTTCCGCTTTCGCAGCCTGCAATTCATTAATACCACCAGCAAAATCACCGTTCACAGCACGTAATAAACCGAGTGTGAGTTTGTATTGGGCAAGATCGCGCTCCGGGTATTCCCGTTCCACAACTTCAGCCAATACTTGACTCGCATTACCGTTATCTAAGGTTTGCGCTAAATCATTGAGCTGATGCTGTTGCATTGAACAACCTTGCAATAGACTAAACCCAATAACTGCGAGATAACGACGCGAACGTAAAAATGTTAATACAGCTTTCATCATGACCTATTAATAACGCAGTTTACCGTTAGACACTAATTTCTTCAGTTTCTTCTGACCAACCCATACCTTACGGTTATCCGCGAGGCTGATTAAGCTTAAATCAACTTGGTAATAACGCACTTGGTCGCTATCAGCGGTATCAATAATAGTATTGATCTGACCTTTCAGAATAAAGTCTGCACCTTGCTCATTACCGGCCGCATTACGTGTTGATTCAGATGAATTTAAATCTTGGTCGATACGTTCTTCACGGATTTCATTACGCTCGTCACTTGATGCAACAAACTCAACACGACCACTATTAATTAGCTCGCGTTCCATTTCATTAACAAAGGTTTTAGTGTTGATGTGTTCATGACTTAAGTTACGCACTGTACCGACAATCACAGCAGGTGATTTACCCGTTTTAGCGGTGAAATTGTTATACCAAGGACGTGCTAGCACATCACTGATCATTTCCTGCGCCACCATTTGTGAATCCGTATCATTCCAAGCACCGCTTAAATCGATAGTCTGACCCGCATCAACACGCTCTACTGAAGTGCTACAGCCTGTCGCTAATGTCGATACTAAGATCGACCCTAATACTAATTTTAACAACTTATTCATTCATCATTTCCTTCTAAATTTAACAACTTTCAATTCATTTATGCCTACATCAGGCGGTTACTGTTGTGGCGCTAATGCAGTAGCACGCTTAATAGCAGCGTCAAGATCAGACAAATCTAACTCAGCAAAAGAATAAATATCGCCATTATCAGTGTTTCTCCAACGACCGATAATCTTGACACCATTTAATGCTAATTTAGTTTTCGCTTTAATTTCACGTTCAACATTGGCACTTACTTCACCATTTGATGCAGCCGTGTAATCAGCCTGCATCGCATCAACAGACGTTGCTAGGATACGCGCAACTTCAGCACGTGCGCGATTATCCGCGACAGACTTTTGTAATGATTCGTCAGCGATGCCATTTGACATGCCGACACCGTGTAATAAACGTCCAGAATCGTTATCGACGGTTTGAGTACCGATATTTACCCAATCTGGTGCACCACTAATATCTAAATCACTATCAATGCTAGTTTGACTCGAACATGCTGATAATAAAGCTATTATACCCGCTGACACGGTCATTTTTAATGCTGCTACTCTCATAATTAATCTATCCCTAAAAAGTGTTAACATAATATATCGTATTATAATTGAAAATAGTATATTGCCAAATATGCTCGCGCTACCTAATCGCAGTTATAAAAAAACCAGACTACCTACCGATAGTCTGGTTTATTTTGTTCAAATTTACCCATTAAAGTAAATATGACAACTAAAAAATCAAATAGTTATGACTTATATCGCATCCATTTGATCTAATGGCCAACGTGGACGCGCCGTGATCTCTAAGCTGTCATCGCCACCGTGACGTAAACGCTGCAGACCAGCATACGCGATCATCGCACCGTTATCGGTACAGAATTCGATACGCGGATAAAATACTTCACCATGATGCTTAGCCATCATCTCAGCCAACTTAATGCGTAAGTATTTATTCGCACTGACACCACCAGCAACAACCAAGCGCTTAATGCCGGTTTCTTTGATTGCACGTCTTAGCTTAATTGAAATGGTATCGACGACAGCTTCTTGGAATGCAAACGCGATATCTGCACGCGTTTGTTCATCGACGCTATCATGACCAGCCTCTTCCGCTAATTTTTTTTCTTTCGCAATCGTGTTCGCTGCAAACGTTTTTAATCCTGAGAAACTAAAATCTAAACCAGGGCGATCCGTCATTGGACGTGGGAACTTATAACGTCCCGCCACACCGTTTTCAGCTAGCGCCGATAATCGAGGGCCACCAGGGTAATCGAGACCCAGTAACTTCGCGGTTTTATCAAATGCCTCACCAGCCGCATCATCAACAGATTCACCCATCAACGTATATTGACCAAGGCCATCAACACGCACAATTTGCGTGTGACCACCCGATACCAACATCGCTAGAAATGGGAAATCAGGCGTCTGTTCTTCAAGCATAGGTGCTAACATATGGCCTTCCATATGATTAATACCTAATGCGGGAATATCCCATGCATAAGCGATACTACGACCAACAGTCGCGCCCACCATTAATGCACCAACCAGTCCAGGGCCTGTTGTATAAGCAATGCCATCGATGTCATCTTTCGTACAGCCAGCCTCAACTAACGCGGCTTTGATCAATGGAATAATTTTACGCACATGATCACGTGACGCTAATTCCGGTACTACACCACCGTAATCGGCATGTAGCTTTACTTGGCTATAAAGTTGATGAGCCATTAGCCCTTGTTCATCACAATATATTGCAATGCCGGTCTCATCACATGATGTTTCTATTCCTATTACGCGCATTTTATTTATTCACCTTAAACATGACTCGACAATAGTACCTGTGCAATGTGTTTTTCTCCAGCGCCAAATTATACTTATTTCCCTAGCGACAAGTTATTAGTCTTTACATGTAATCGTGTTTTAGAGTACAATTCGGCACCATTTTTATAGAATTACTATAAAAATATTTTTAGGTTCCAGATAACTTGGAACCATTTAACCTATAGGTTGGAAGCAAACATGCCAGTAATTAAAGTACGTGAAAACGAACCGTTTGACGTTGCTCTACGTCGTTTCAAACGCTCTTGCGAAAAAGCAGGTATCTTATCTGAAGTACGTCGTCGTGAGCATTACGAAAAACCTACTACAGTTCGTAAACGTGCTAAAGCAGCAGCATCTAAGCGTCTAGCTAAGAAACTGTCTCGTGAAAATGCACGTCGCGTACGTCTATACTAATCCCTGATTAGTATAACTACTGTATGCATTTAAGCTTATCCCATTGAGTAAGTCTCTGACTTAATCGATTAAGATAACGCTTATAAACAAGCCGTGAACTCCTAGAGTCACGGCTTGTTTGCTTTCAAGACTTATAAAACTGATAATCCTAATCGTATAACGATACCAGTACATAACTGATTTACTCATACTAGAGTCATTTATTTACTGTAATTGTCATTACTATTGTTAATAGTCAATCATCTTCATACTCATTAGTTAGGTACATATGGCTGGTAGAATACCTCGCGACTTTATCGACGGTTTGATAGGTCGAGCAGATATCGTTGATATCGTCGAAAAACGCGTAAAGCTCAAAAAAGCAGGTAAAAACTACCAAGCTTGCTGCCCGTTCCATAATGAAAAAAGCCCTTCTTTTACTGTCAGTCAAGATAAGCAGTTTTATCATTGCTTTGGTTGTGGTGCGCACGGTAATGCCATCGGGTTTTTAATGGAATATGACAACCTTGAGTTTGTCGAGGCGATTGAAGATCTCGCCGGTTTTTACGGTGTTACAGTACCCAGAGAAGAAGGTGGCAATAATAACGGCCCGACTGCGCCCGAGCGTAAAGATTATTATGAACTACTCGAAAGTGTTACACGCTTTTATCAATATCAATTAAAAGAACACCCAAACAAAAAAGTTGTTAACGACTATCTAAAACAACGTGGTTTAACTGCAGAAGTCATTGCTAAATATGGCATTGGCTATGCCGCCCCAGGTTGGGATAACGTCTTAAAACGCTTTGGCCGTGACAAACATACCGAAGAACAACTGCTCACCACAGGTGTATTAACCGAGAACGAAAATCAATCTCGTCGCTACGATCGCTTTCGTGAACGCGTTATGTTCCCTATTCGTGACAAACGTGGTCGCGTCATTGGTTATGGTGGTCGTGTACTCGGCGATGAAAAACCAAAATATCTGAACTCACCAGAAACACCTATCTTCCATAAAGGTAAAGAGCTTTATGGTTTATACGAAGTCCGCCAAGCCTATAAAGAGATCCCACAAATTGTCGTGGTTGAAGGTTATATGGACGTGGTTGCATTAGCGCAGTTCGATATTAATTATGCGGTGGCGTCACTGGGTACTTCGACGTCTGGTGATCAGATGCAGACTTTATTCCGCAACACTAACGAAGTGATCTGTTGTTACGATGGTGACAAGGCTGGGCGTGATGCAGCATGGCGCGCACTTGAGAACGCACTACCGCAATTACGTGACGGTAAAGATTTAAAATTTGTCTTCTTACCCGATGGTGAAGATCCCGATTCATTAGTGCGTAATCAAGGAAAAGACGCACTTGAGCAACTTTTTAAAGATGCCCAGACGTTACCGGACTTTCTATTTAGCCGCTTAAGCCAAAATATTGAAACAAATACCGATGTAGGACGCAGTAAATTAGCGAGCCAAGCCAAACCTTTAATTGAAAAAATGCCTGACGGTTTCTACCGCGGTATTGTATTGAAGAAACTAGCACGTTTCTTAGCCTGGGATGAAGCTAAGTTAAATAAACTATTCACCACAGTAGCAACCACGAAACCAGCCAAAAAAGCGATCCAAATAACACCAATACGTCGTGCTATTGGGTTATTATTGCAAAATCCGCATATCGGTTTTAACCTACCTGTATTCGATGATTTACCGCAATTAAAATTACCCGGCATTAATATTTTATTAAAATTGTTAGAACAAACAAATGGTAGCGATCAAATTAGTACCGCACAATTACTAGAATATTGGCGTGATACTCCAGAGCAGAAAGCACTGATAAAACTGGCAGTATGGGATCATGGCGCAGATGACGCCGTTGAGGCAGAGTTTTTCGATACTTTATTTGTTCTTTCCACCCAAGTCTTCGAACAACGTTTCAGTGAACTACAATTAAAATTAGCGCAGGGTGGTTTAACACAATCTGAGCGTTTGGAGTATAAAAGCATTTTAGATGAATTAAAATCATCGTAATGGCTTGAAATATGATCCATTAAGCCCCATTTAAGATCTAACTAAAAGAGCCGAATTAAATCGGTTCAGAACGCTGAGTTGAAAGTTTTCGCCTAATATAACGTGATAACCGTTATAGTTACGCGTATTTTGACCACAATAATTATACCAATAAGTAGAAAAAAGCACCGTTTAGCACTATACTGCTTTGTTTGCGCAGTGCTTTTGCGTCTGTATCTTTGAACCACGTCACCGGAGTGGAAGTATTCTATGGAATCCCCTCAATCACAATTAAAACTTCTTGTAGCTAAAGGTAAAGAACAAGGTTACCTCACCTATGCAGAAGTAAATGATCATTTACCACAAGATATTGTGGACTCAGATCAGGTTGAAGATATTATTCAAATGATCAATGACATGGGTATTCAAGTGCTAGAAACTGCACCTGATGCAGATGACCTATTGATGGCAGAAAATACATCAGCACCTGATGAAGATGCCGCTGAAGCCGCAGCCGCAGCGCTTGCTTCTGTAGAATCTGAAATTGGTCGTACTACCGATCCAGTACGTATGTACATGCGTGAGATGGGTACTGTTGAGCTATTGACTCGTGAAGGCGAGATCAAAATTGCAAAACGTATTGAAGAAGGTATCTACGCAGTACAAACGGCTGTAGCTGAATACCCAGAAGCAATTAACTCGTTACTTGCTGAATACGACAAATTCCTTGCTGAAGAAACACGCTTAAGCGACATCATCACAGGTTTCATCGATCCAAATGCGGAGGATGTAGCACCAACAGCAACACATATCGGCTCTGAAGTACCAACCAAAGATGACGATTCAGCTGAAGATGATGACGAAGAAGAGGAAGAAGGCAATAAAGGCCCTGATCCTGAAGAAGCAGCTGAAAAATTTGCAGAATTACGTAAATTTCACACAGCACTACTAAAAGGCATTAAAGAAGACGGTTTAGAACACCCGAAAACACGCCTGCAAGTTGAAATGCTAAGTGAAGTATTCCGTACTTTCCGTTTGATCCCAAAACAATTTGATCGCATTGTAAATAACATGCGTGACATGATGGATCACGTACGTGTGCAAGAACGTCTTGTTATCAAGATGTGTGTTGAACATTGTAAAATGCCAAAAGCAGCGTTCGTTGAAGCATTTGCTGGTCACGAAACTGACATTACTTGGTTTGAAAAAGCACAACAATCAGCAGCACCTTATGCGCAAGCATTACAACGTATCGATTTTGACGTACGTCGTTGCATCAACAAATTAAAATTAGTAGAAAATACGACAGGTCTGACTATTTCTCAGATCAAAAACATCAACCGTCGTATGAGCATTGGTGAAGCGAAAGCGCGTCGTGCGAAAAAAGAAATGGTTGAAGCGAATTTACGTCTAGTAATTTCGATTGCCAAAAAATATACCAACCGTGGTCTACAGTTCCTAGATTTAATCCAGGAAGGTAACATCGGTCTGATGAAAGCCGTAGATAAGTTTGAATACCGTCGTGGTTACAAATTCTCAACTTACGCTACATGGTGGATCCGTCAGGCAATCACACGTTCTATTGCTGACCAAGCGCGTACAATTCGTATTCCAGTGCATATGATTGAAACAATCAATAAACTGAATCGTATTTCGCGTCAAATGCTGCAAGAGATGGGCCGTGAAGCAACGCCAGAAGAATTGGCTGAGCGCATGATGATGCCAGAAGATCGTATTCGTAAAGTATTGAAGATTGCTAAAGAGCCAATCTCAATGGAAACTCCTATCGGTGATGATGAAGATTCTCACTTAGGCGATTTCATTGAAGATACAACGCTTTCTTTACCAGTTGACGCTGCTACAAAAGATAGCCTTAAAGGCGCGACAGACGACGTTCTAGCAGGCCTAACAGCCCGTGAAGCGAAAGTACTGCGTATGCGTTTTGGTATCGATATGAATACTGACCACACACTTGAAGAAGTGGGTAAACAGTTCGATGTAACGCGTGAGCGTATTCGTCAAATTGAAGCTAAGGCATTACGTAAATTACGTCATCCTAGCCGCAGCGAACAGCTACGCAGCTTCCTAGACGAGTAATTAAATCGTTAGATACTATTCTCGATTATCAAGAACACCTGATGGCAACATCAGGTGTTTTTTTATGCCTGCAATAAAATGAATAATAATGTGCCTATTTGTGAGCACGAGTAGAACACGCAGTATCTTCGATGAATAATTGAACAGTTAGTTGGTTACTTGTCTAAGTTATTGAATATGACCTAGACACACAGAAACTATACTTATATACTTTCTGCATCTTAAAGCGTCGTAAGAGCGTTTGAAAGATCAGGGCCCTTAGCTCAGTTGGTTAGAGCATCCGACTCATAATCGGCAGGTCCCCAGTTCAAGTCTGGGAGGGCCCACCAAATTTTAGAACACTTGATGGCAACATCAGGTGTTTTTTTATGCCTGTAATAAAATGGTCGTCAAATACTTAGTTAAGTTAACATTTCCCTAAAAATCGATTCAATACTCTTTCAATTGAGCACTTTTAATCACGGCCCCGCCTAAATAAATCCCCAATAGCATAAAAATAACAGCGATTAAGCCCGCTGGTGAAAAAGCAGGTAAGGCTAATAACAATTGCGTATCGTTACCACCACTCGCCAACACAGCACCTATACCCATGAGTGTTCCAGCGAGTAAATGCTTAATAAGTAGTGCAATTGTCATCCCTTTAAAAACAAAAGATCGAGTTGTAATGGCTGCGATTAACATTCCTAAAATTAAACTTAATATCAATAAGAATCGCTCTGCCGATGGCCATTCTTGTCCATTGCCATACCAGACAAATAAACTAATATCCTTAAGTAAACCACTTGGTGCCCAGTGCCGTTCATATAAGAATACAACGCTCGCCATCATGCCAATACTCAACATCGATAACCACAATGTTCTATTTGCTTTATTAAAACAAAATAAAGTAATGATTAATAATAAAGACAATAATATCAGTACCATAAAATGTATTTGTTGTGACTGTATATAAATATCACTTTCCACTTCATCAATAAATTTCGCTAATAAAATCCAGCCAAGTAACCAACCAATTACCGTCGCTAGCATCACCATCTCTCCACGCGCTAAACGGCTAACAGTTGACACACCGCAACCATGGTTGGCCGCAGCGCCCAAGCCAAACAGTAAGCCGCCAAACGCCGAAAACCAATTAGCCTGATGTGACGTCTGTATATCCAATTCAGCAGTAAAATCTACGATTAACAAAGGCAGCCATGAGAATGTGCCACTCAGTAAAATAGCAAGGAGAAACATGGGCTTTCCTTTAACAGCCTGATTAACACCTTTAACCATACAGAGCCCTGTGGTTTGCGCGAGGTAACCCAAGCAGGCAATTAAGATCAACGTAATAGTAATAAACAACACTACATCTCCTATACAAACGCACATAATGATTCTGAATCGAAATACTTTCACCCTGTGAATAGCTTTAAATATAGTAAAATTATCCTGCGATGCCTGATATACCAAAAACTACATTGATGTATGTTGGAGCAGTGAATAAAATGCTTATTTGGGCTACACTCTTGCACCTTGTAATTTACTATCATTTTTACAGAGTTTATTAATCCTATGTCTACTGTCCGCGCGGCCCATGCATCTCATATTGTATTACCAGAACACGTAACAGATAAGCCCACTGTATTTAGTTTTCTAAGCAATCACTTCAAACAGATTGATGCTTCAGTCTGGCAGCAACGTATCATCGATGGCAAAGTACATTGGCGGGACGGTCGTTTGATTACTTTAGATTGTGCATTTGTGCCACGAGAACGCGTGTATTATTACCGTGAAGTGGCTGTAGAGAAGAAGGTCCCTTTTGCGGAAAACATTATTTACGAAGACGACAACATCATCGTTGCTTACAAGCCCCACTTTTTAGCGGTAAGTCCTAGCGGCCAATTCGTCAATGAGTGCCTGGTTAACCGCCTAAGAATAAAAACCGGTATCGAAACACTGGTAACAGCACACCGCCTTGATCGCGCCACAGCTGGACTCATGCTGCTTTGTAAAATCCCAGAACAACGTAGTATTTACCATGACTTATTCAAACATGGTAATATCACCAAACACTATCACGCCATTGCTCGATTAACACCGGAGTTACAACAGCAGCATGATGAAAAAAGTCTGCAATTACCACTTAGCTGGACAGTAAAGAACAGAATTGTTAAAGGTGATCCAACATTCACGATGCAAATAATAGACGGTGAAGCGAACAGTCATTCGAGCATCGAATTAATGACTGTTAAAGGGGAGTTTGGATTATTCAAGCTATCGCCAATCACAGGCAAGACCCACCAACTGCGTTTGCACATGGCTAGTTTAGGAATGCCATTGGTGAATGATCGCTTATATCCAACACTATTAGACCGATGCGACGATAACTTTCAGCAGCCGTTGCAACTATTAGCACAACAACTAAAGTTTACCGATCCTGTCACGGGTGTTGAACACGATATCACGACGAAAGCACTTGATATTGAAGCACTAATTAATGGGGTCGTCGATATTATTTAATTAGTTTACTGTAGCGTTTAAGCCTCTCAACTCTCTGGCTTTCTCTAAACAACGGAATATTTTCATTTTAGAGACTGGTTTAACTAAATAATCAGTCGGCTGGAGTTTAATCACTTGCTTAACAGTATTAATATTATTATCCCCCGTCACGATAAAAACAGGGATGTTCTTTTGCTGTTTACGGAGATACTCTAATATTTTTAAACCATCTAATTCTTCGCGTAAATTCAGATCTAAAAAAATATAATCAAATGCTTGTTTTGATAATAAATTAAGTGCGA from Moritella marina ATCC 15381 encodes the following:
- a CDS encoding pseudouridine synthase yields the protein MSTVRAAHASHIVLPEHVTDKPTVFSFLSNHFKQIDASVWQQRIIDGKVHWRDGRLITLDCAFVPRERVYYYREVAVEKKVPFAENIIYEDDNIIVAYKPHFLAVSPSGQFVNECLVNRLRIKTGIETLVTAHRLDRATAGLMLLCKIPEQRSIYHDLFKHGNITKHYHAIARLTPELQQQHDEKSLQLPLSWTVKNRIVKGDPTFTMQIIDGEANSHSSIELMTVKGEFGLFKLSPITGKTHQLRLHMASLGMPLVNDRLYPTLLDRCDDNFQQPLQLLAQQLKFTDPVTGVEHDITTKALDIEALINGVVDII
- a CDS encoding response regulator, with product MRRLIVEDSKIIVQIIAQLVRKISIEYYADSDNVMYADNVPLALNLLSKQAFDYIFLDLNLREELDGLKILEYLRKQQKNIPVFIVTGDNNINTVKQVIKLQPTDYLVKPVSKMKIFRCLEKARELRGLNATVN
- a CDS encoding YeeE/YedE thiosulfate transporter family protein, yielding MLFITITLILIACLGYLAQTTGLCMVKGVNQAVKGKPMFLLAILLSGTFSWLPLLIVDFTAELDIQTSHQANWFSAFGGLLFGLGAAANHGCGVSTVSRLARGEMVMLATVIGWLLGWILLAKFIDEVESDIYIQSQQIHFMVLILLSLLLIITLFCFNKANRTLWLSMLSIGMMASVVFLYERHWAPSGLLKDISLFVWYGNGQEWPSAERFLLILSLILGMLIAAITTRSFVFKGMTIALLIKHLLAGTLMGIGAVLASGGNDTQLLLALPAFSPAGLIAVIFMLLGIYLGGAVIKSAQLKEY